The following coding sequences lie in one Glycine max cultivar Williams 82 chromosome 19, Glycine_max_v4.0, whole genome shotgun sequence genomic window:
- the LOC106794147 gene encoding probable pectinesterase/pectinesterase inhibitor 20, translating to MAFNSLYFRILCVSLVLSFLTSISIADNNHEAVPPETICYSTLDPSYCKSVLANQNGSIYDYCRISVRKSLSQSRKFLNNMYSYLQHPSSYSQPTIRALEDCQFLAELNFEYLSTTRGTVDKASDVLPTSQASDVHTLLSAVLTNQQTCLDGLQTSASDSRVKNDLSSQLSENAKLDSVSLYLFTKAWDSENKTSTSWQHQNERLPLKMPNKVRAIYDSARGQGKKLLQTMDDNESVLVSDIVVVSKDGSGNFITINDAIAAAPNNTAATDGYFIIFIAEGVYQEYVSIAKSKKFLMLIGDGINRTIITGDHNVVDGFTTFNSATFGKHL from the coding sequence ATGGCTTTCAATAGCTTGTACTTTCGTATACTCTGTGTTTCCCTTGTGCTATCCTTCTTGACATCCATTTCCATAGCTGATAATAACCATGAAGCCGTTCCACCAGAAACCATATGCTACTCAACCTTAGACCCTTCTTACTGCAAATCTGTGCTTGCTAATCAAAATGGCAGCATATATGACTATTGCCGCATTTCTGTTCGAAAGTCATTGTCTCAGTCTCGTAAGTTCTTGAACAACATGTATTCATATCTTCAACATCCTTCTTCTTATTCTCAACCCACAATTCGTGCTCTTGAGGATTGTCAATTCCTTGCTGAATTAAACTTTGAATACTTATCAACAACACGTGGCACTGTTGATAAAGCCAGCGATGTTCTTCCCACCTCTCAAGCCAGCGATGTTCACACATTGCTTAGTGCTGTTTTGACAAATCAACAAACTTGTTTAGATGGCCTTCAAACTTCAGCTTCAGATTCAAGAGTGAAGAATGATCTTTCTTCCCAACTCTCGGAAAATGCAAAGCTTGACAGTGTCTCGCTTTATTTGTTCACCAAGGCCTGGGATTCTGAGAACAAAACTTCAACATCATGGCAGCACCAGAATGAACGTTTACCCTTGAAGATGCCAAACAAAGTACGTGCCATTTATGATTCCGCGAGAGGCCAGGGGAAAAAACTACTTCAAACAATGGATGATAATGAAAGCGTACTTGTGAGTGATATTGTGGTGGTTAGTAAGGATGGAAGCGGGAACTTTATCACTATCAATGATGCCATAGCTGCTGCACCAAATAACACAGCTGCCACCGATGGctacttcattatttttatcGCCGAGGGTGTATATCAAGAGTACGTATCTATAGCCAAAAGCAAGAAGTTCTTGATGCTAATTGGAGATGGAATCAATCGGACAATCATCACTGGCGATCACAACGTTGTTGATGGCTTTACAACATTTAACTCAGCCACATTCGGCAAGCATTTATAA
- the LOC100813051 gene encoding probable pectinesterase/pectinesterase inhibitor 20 → MAFKNLSALTLCVSLVLPFLTPISIAANNRAVVPPETICNSTVNPSFCKTVLVNQNGSIVDYGRISVRKSLSQSRKFLNSVNSFLQGKSTLSLPTIRALEDCQFLAELNFEYLSNALDAVDKVSNVLPTNQAEDQQTLLSAVLTNEETCLEGLQQTTTSDQRVKSDLISSLSNDKKLHSVSLGLFTKGWVPEKKISTSWKTNGRHLGFRNGRLPLKMSNRVRAIYDSARGHGRKLLQDNSQSVLVRDIVVVSQDGSGNFTTINDAIAAAPNNTVASDGYFLIFVTQGVYQEYISIAKNKKNLMMVGDGINQTIITGDHNVVDNFTTFNSATFAVVAQGFVAVNITFRNTAGPSKHQAVAVRNGADMSTFYSCSFEGYQDTLYTHSLRQFYRECDIYGTVDFIFGNAAVVLQTCNLYPRLPMSGQFNAITAQGRTDPNQNTGTSIHNATIKPAADLAPSVGIVKTYLGRPWKEYSRTVYMQSFMDSFINPSGWREWSGDFALSTLYYAEYNNTGPGSNTTNRVTWPGYHVINATDAANFTVSNFLDGDNWLPQTGVPYISGLI, encoded by the exons ATGGCTTTCAAGAACTTGTCCGCTCTTACTCTCTGTGTTTCCCTTGTACTACCCTTCTTGACACCGATTTCCATAGCGGCTAATAACCGTGCAGTGGTTCCACCAGAAACCATTTGCAACTCCACCGTAAATCCTTCCTTCTGCAAAACTGTGCTTGTTAATCAAAATGGCAGCATCGTTGACTATGGTCGAATTTCTGTGCGAAAGTccttgtcccagtcccgaaaattCTTGAACTCGGTAAATTCATTTCTTCAAGGCAAATCCACTTTGTCTCTACCCACAATTCGAGCCCTTGAAGACTGTCAATTCCTTGCTGAACTAAACTTCGAATACTTATCAAACGCACTTGATGCTGTTGATAAAGTTAGCAATGTTCTTCCCACCAATCAAGCCGAAGATCAACAAACCCTTCTTAGTGCTGTTTTGACAAACGAAGAAACTTGTTTAGAAGGCTTGCAGCAGACCACAACTTCTGATCAAAGAGTGAAGAGTGATCTTATCTCATCACTCTCTAATGACAAAAAGCTCCACAGTGTTTCTCTTGGCTTGTTCACCAAGGGTTGGGTGCCTGAGAAGAAAATCTCAACATCATGGAAAACCAATGGGAGACATTTGGGTTTCCGCAATGGTCGTTTACCATTGAAGATGTCAAACCGTGTACGTGCCATTTATGATTCTGCTAGAGGTCACGGGAGAAAACTACTTCAAGATAACAGCCAAAGTGTGTTGGTTAGGGACATTGTGGTTGTTAGCCAGGATGGAAGCGGAAACTTCACCACTATCAATGATGCCATAGCAGCTGCGCCAAATAACACAGTTGCTAGTGATggctactttttaatttttgtcacTCAAGGTGTGTATCAAGAATATATATCCATagctaaaaacaaaaagaacttGATGATGGTTGGAGATGGGATCAATCAAACGATTATCACCGGTGATCACAATGTTGTCGATAATTTCACAACATTCAACTCAGCAACATTTG CTGTGGTCGCACAAGGGTTTGTAGCAGTTAACATAACATTCCGAAACACTGCTGGGCCAAGTAAGCACCAAGCAGTTGCAGTGAGAAACGGAGCTGATATGTCCACCTTCTACAGCTGCAGCTTTGAAGGGTATCAAGACACCTTGTACACGCATTCCCTTAGACAATTTTACCGTGAATGTGACATCTACGGCACCGTTGACTTCATATTTGGAAATGCTGCTGTTGTTCTCCAAACATGTAACCTATATCCCCGCCTTCCCATGAGTGGACAATTCAATGCCATCACAGCACAAGGCAGAACAGACCCAAATCAAAACACAGGCACTTCCATACATAATGCCACTATAAAACCTGCTGCTGATTTGGCTCCTTCAGTTGGCATTGTGAAAACGTACCTTGGGAGACCATGGAAAGAGTACTCAAGAACGGTTTATATGCAGTCTTTCATGGACAGTTTCATAAATCCTTCTGGTTGGCGTGAATGGAGTGGAGATTTTGCCCTAAGCACCTTGTACTATGCAGAATATAATAATACGGGACCTGGTTCAAACACCACAAACAGAGTGACGTGGCCTGGTTATCATGTTATCAATGCTACTGATGCGGCTAATTTTACCGTGTCTAACTTCTTGGACGGAGATAATTGGCTGCCTCAAACTGGAGTTCCATACATTAGTGGATTGATATAG
- the LOC100813592 gene encoding pectinesterase, whose translation MPATNHPIYPLQTSHSTKSQYHLPSSSSSSSSSSSSSSSSSSSSIYIYIYTMYSPISRKKPPMESHVDTILSAIFVLLLSSLTHFSITANATRTPQENSLHFQVANSTCEGTLYSDLCVSTLASFPDLTSKTLPQMIRSVVNHTIYEVTLSASNCSGLRRNLPKLDKLEQRALDDCLNLFDDTVSELETTIADLSQSTIGPKRYHDAQTLLSGAMTNLYTCLDGFAYSKGHVRDRFEEGLLEISHHVSNSLAMLKKLPAGVKKLASKNEVFPGYGKIKDGFPTWLSTKDRKLLQAAVNETNFNLLVAKDGTGNFTTIAEAVAVAPNSSATRFVIHIKAGAYFENVEVIRKKTNLMFVGDGIGKTVVKASRNVVDGWTTFQSATVAVVGDGFIAKGITFENSAGPSKHQAVALRSGSDFSAFYKCSFVAYQDTLYVHSLRQFYRDCDVYGTVDFIFGNAATVLQNCNLYARKPNENQRNLFTAQGREDPNQNTGISILNCKVAAAADLIPVKSQFKNYLGRPWKKYSRTVYLNSYMEDLIDPKGWLEWNGTFALDTLYYGEYNNRGPGSNTSARVTWPGYRVIKNATEANQFTVRNFIQGNEWLSSTDIPFFSDFS comes from the exons ATGCCAGCAACCAACCACCCTATTTATCCACTTCAGACTTCACACTCAACCAAATCACAGTATCACTTaccgtcttcttcttcttcttcttcttcttcttcttcttcttcttcttcttcttcttcttcttctatatatatatatatatataccatgtATAGCCCCATTAGCAGAAAAAAACCACCAATGGAGTCTCACGTAGACACCATTCTCTCTGCAATTTTTGTTCTACTCCTTTCTTCGTTAACCCATTTCAGCATCACCGCAAATGCAACAAGAACACCCCAAGAAAACAGCCTCCATTTCCAAGTAGCAAACTCCACATGCGAGGGAACACTCTACTCCGACCTCTGTGTCTCAACCCTTGCCTCATTCCCAGATCTCACCTCAAAAACCCTCCCACAAATGATACGCTCTGTCGTGAACCACACAATATACGAGGTCACATTGTCGGCCTCCAACTGCAGCGGCCTCCGAAGGAACCTCCCGAAACTCGACAAACTCGAACAGAGAGCCCTCGACGACTGTCTCAATCTCTTCGACGACACCGTTTCGGAGCTCGAAACCACCATCGCGGATCTCTCACAGAGCACAATAGGACCGAAGCGTTACCACGACGCACAGACTTTGTTGAGTGGCGCAATGACCAACTTGTACACGTGTCTTGATGGCTTTGCGTACAGTAAAGGGCACGTGAGGGACAGGTTTGAGGAGGGGCTGTTGGAGATTTCGCATCACGTTAGTAACTCGCTCGCCATGCTGAAGAAATTGCCAGCAGGAGTGAAGAAATTGGCGTCCAAGAATGAGGTTTTCCCTGGATATGGTAAGATCAAAGACGGCTTTCCAACGTGGCTATCAACCAAGGATAGAAAATTGCTTCAGGCTGCTGTGAATGAAACAAACTTCAATCTTCTTGTGGCCAAAGATGGCACTGGCAACTTCACCACCATTGCCGAAGCAGTGGCTGTGGCTCCCAACTCCAGCGCAACTAG ATTTGTGATACACATAAAAGCCGGGGCATACTTCGAGAATGTGGAGGTAATCAGGAAGAAGACCAATCTGATGTTCGTCGGAGATGGGATTGGAAAGACTGTTGTGAAGGCCAGTAGGAATGTTGTGGATGGCTGGACCACTTTCCAATCAGCCACTGTTG CTGTGGTTGGAGACGGATTCATAGCAAAGGGTATAACCTTTGAAAATTCTGCTGGGCCAAGCAAACACCAAGCCGTGGCCCTAAGGAGTGGTTCTGATTTCTCAGCCTTCTATAAATGCAGCTTCGTTGCCTACCAAGATACTCTCTATGTCCACTCCCTGCGCCAATTCTACCGCGATTGTGACGTTTATGGCACAGTCGACTTCATCTTCGGCAATGCAGCAACAGTGCTCCAGAACTGCAACTTGTACGCACGCAAGCCCAATGAAAACCAAAGGAACTTGTTCACTGCACAAGGAAGAGAAGACCCTAACCAAAACACCGGCATTTCCATCTTGAACTGCAAGGTTGCAGCAGCTGCTGATTTAATCCCGGTCAAATCTCAGTTCAAGAACTACTTGGGTCGTCCTTGGAAGAAGTATTCGAGAACTGTTTATCTTAATTCTTACATGGAGGATCTGATAGACCCCAAAGGGTGGTTGGAGTGGAATGGCACGTTTGCATTGGATACGTTGTATTATGGAGAGTACAACAATAGGGGTCCCGGTTCAAACACAAGTGCAAGAGTTACGTGGCCTGGTTATAGGGTTATCAAGAACGCCACTGAGGCAAACCAGTTCACAGTTCGCAATTTCATTCAAGGGAATGAATGGTTGAGTTCCACCGACATTCCATTCTTCTCTGATTTCAGTTGA